The Corallococcus caeni region TTCGCGCCTGGAGCGCGGGAAGGAAAGGGCGGAGCCATGTTCGTTGTCACGGGAGCCACGGGGAAGCTGGGGCAATTCGTCATCGAGGGCCTGCTGAAGAAGGTGCCGGCGAGCCAGGTGGCGGTGGCGGTGCGCGATCCGGGCAAGGCGAAGGATTGGGCCGCGCGCGGGGTGCAGGTGCGCAAGGTGGACTACGACCGGCCGGAGACGCTGAACGGGGCGTTCGGGAAGGGCGACACGGTGCTGCTCATCTCCGCGAACGAGGTGGGGAAGCGCTTCCCGCAGCACTCGGCGGTGATTGAAGCGGCGAAGAAGGCGGGCGTGAAGCTGCTGGCCTACACGAGCATCCTGCGCGCGGATAAGAGCGGTCTGTCATTGGCGGGCGAGCACAAGGCGACGGAGGAGGCCATCCGCGCGTCGGGCATTCCGTTCGTGTTCCTGCGCAACGGCTGGTACGTGGAGAACTACACGGAGCACATTGCGCCGGCGCTCCAGTACGGCGTGGTGCAGGGCAGCGCGAAGGACGGCCGGGTGGCCACGGCGACGCGTCAGGAGTACGCGGACGCAGCGGTCGCGGTGCTGACGGGCACGGGCCACGAGAACCAGGTGTACGAGCTGGCGGGAGACGCGAGCTTCACGCTGCCGGAGTACGTGGCGGAGCTGTCGCGCCAGTCCGGCAAGCCGGTGAAGTACGTGGACCTGCCGGTGGCGGAGTTCTCCGCGGCGCTCCAGCAGGTGGGGGTGCCCAAGCCCTTCGCGGACACGCTGGCGGACGCGGACGCGGGGCTGTCGCGCGGGGAGCTGAACGACACGAGCCGGACGCTGAGCCGGCTGATTGGCCGGCCCACGGCCCCGTTCGGTCAGGCTGTCGGCGCGGCGCTGAAGCAGGGCTGAGTGTTCCAGCGCGGGCCTTCCGGACCGAGGCTGTTGGTCCGGAGGGTTGGCGTGGGGTGGCGGCTTGGGTAGGGTCCAGGTTCGATGCGACACGCCCTACCTGGCTGGTTCGTTGCTTTGTTCATCCTCGTTGC contains the following coding sequences:
- a CDS encoding SDR family oxidoreductase codes for the protein MFVVTGATGKLGQFVIEGLLKKVPASQVAVAVRDPGKAKDWAARGVQVRKVDYDRPETLNGAFGKGDTVLLISANEVGKRFPQHSAVIEAAKKAGVKLLAYTSILRADKSGLSLAGEHKATEEAIRASGIPFVFLRNGWYVENYTEHIAPALQYGVVQGSAKDGRVATATRQEYADAAVAVLTGTGHENQVYELAGDASFTLPEYVAELSRQSGKPVKYVDLPVAEFSAALQQVGVPKPFADTLADADAGLSRGELNDTSRTLSRLIGRPTAPFGQAVGAALKQG